One Balneola sp. DNA window includes the following coding sequences:
- a CDS encoding sodium:proline symporter — protein MDELNTITIQDGSGYVLAAFVGYLVILFGIGIYSARFSSEGIAEFFIGGRKMNRLVVALSAVVSGRSAWLLLGVTGMAYAQGASALWAAVGYIVVEWFLFMYYAKRLRTFSERYDCITVPDFFAERFDDKNGSLRIILVVIFLVFMVSYVSSQFVAGGKAFASSFGLAQNTGVMITAAIILLYTVLGGFLAVSLTDTIQAFFMIIALVFLPIIAIYDMGGWSIVMGELRMQDIGFVDPTALGFGAFIGFIGIGLGSPGNPHILSRYMSIDDPKQLKYAAVVGTVWNVMMAGGAILIGLVGRAYFPEVDMLPGSDTENLYPLLAQNQLHPVLFGIVIASIFAAIMSTADSQLLVAASSVVRDIYDKLIKKDEEIPQKTLVLYSRIVVVLLVIISLIFGLVAQNIVFWLVLFAWAGLGASIGPTSILALYWKKTTKAGVIAGLLTGTIVTMIWYFVPVLKNNLYELIPAFTLSWLATWGVSKITQTPDKLEEHFEELTRE, from the coding sequence ATGGATGAACTGAATACAATTACTATACAAGATGGAAGTGGATACGTTCTGGCAGCCTTTGTTGGTTATCTGGTCATTCTTTTTGGGATTGGAATTTATTCAGCTCGGTTTTCTTCAGAAGGTATAGCCGAGTTTTTTATCGGTGGGCGCAAAATGAATCGGCTGGTTGTTGCCTTATCTGCAGTGGTCTCAGGGCGTAGTGCCTGGCTTCTTTTGGGAGTTACGGGCATGGCTTATGCTCAAGGTGCTTCTGCACTATGGGCTGCGGTAGGATATATTGTCGTGGAATGGTTTCTGTTTATGTATTACGCCAAACGACTCCGAACTTTTTCAGAACGCTACGATTGCATCACGGTCCCTGATTTTTTCGCTGAACGCTTTGATGATAAAAACGGCAGCCTTCGCATCATACTCGTTGTTATTTTTCTGGTGTTTATGGTGAGCTATGTCTCATCTCAATTTGTGGCAGGCGGAAAGGCTTTTGCTTCCAGCTTTGGGCTTGCCCAAAACACCGGGGTGATGATCACAGCTGCCATCATTTTGCTCTATACGGTTTTGGGAGGATTTCTGGCAGTGAGTCTGACAGATACAATCCAGGCATTCTTTATGATCATTGCTCTTGTCTTTCTTCCCATCATCGCCATTTACGATATGGGCGGATGGAGTATTGTGATGGGCGAACTTCGAATGCAGGATATCGGCTTTGTAGATCCCACTGCTTTAGGCTTCGGTGCATTTATAGGGTTTATCGGAATTGGACTTGGTTCGCCTGGTAACCCTCATATTTTATCCCGGTATATGTCGATTGATGATCCCAAGCAGCTCAAATATGCTGCCGTTGTTGGCACCGTTTGGAATGTAATGATGGCTGGCGGTGCCATTTTAATTGGATTAGTTGGCCGTGCCTATTTTCCCGAAGTCGATATGCTGCCCGGTTCTGATACTGAAAACCTCTATCCGTTATTAGCCCAGAATCAACTTCACCCTGTATTATTTGGAATCGTGATCGCCTCTATCTTTGCGGCAATCATGTCGACCGCTGATTCCCAGTTATTAGTAGCCGCCTCCAGCGTAGTTCGGGATATTTATGATAAGCTCATCAAAAAAGACGAGGAAATCCCACAGAAAACGCTGGTTCTTTATAGCCGAATTGTAGTCGTTCTGCTGGTCATCATTTCTTTGATTTTTGGGTTGGTGGCTCAGAATATTGTTTTCTGGCTTGTGCTTTTTGCATGGGCGGGATTGGGTGCTTCTATCGGACCGACTTCTATTTTGGCTCTTTATTGGAAGAAGACGACAAAGGCAGGAGTTATTGCCGGGCTCCTCACAGGTACTATCGTAACGATGATCTGGTATTTTGTGCCCGTCCTAAAAAACAATCTTTACGAATTGATCCCTGCCTTCACCCTAAGCTGGCTGGCAACATGGGGAGTCAGTAAAATCACACAAACTCCGGATAAACTGGAAGAGCATTTTGAGGAGTTGACGAGGGAGTAG
- a CDS encoding peptidase M19 codes for MKLLSSSILALLLIAGCAPSEKEIFDKAMDIHERVITLDTHVDINVNNFTEETNYTQRLDTQVDLVKMNEGGLDVVWLVVYTGQDTLTAEGYADAYDNAISKFEAIHRLTEEIAPDQIELATTSEDVRRITAAGKKVAMIGVENAYPIGTDLSRVEEFYNRGARYMSLSHNGHSQFSDSNTGERDDVWMHDGLSEMGREVVAEMNRLGMMIDISHPSKKANMETMRLSKAPVVASHSSARALYDHSRNLSDEELMMVKENGGVVQTVAFRGYVDGEKHSAWQEASRTVLEEEAEKIGFEMVGWSDIREMNDEERDEYMEMYRTVQDNAEPRIENEVNANTPPVSVADFVDHIDYMVDLIGLKHVGISSDFDGGGGVYNWMDASETFNVTHELVKRGYSEEEIDMLWSGNLLRVLDEVQAVADEL; via the coding sequence ATGAAATTACTAAGCTCTTCCATTTTAGCCCTATTGTTGATTGCGGGATGTGCCCCTAGCGAAAAAGAGATTTTTGATAAAGCTATGGATATCCATGAGCGGGTCATCACTCTTGATACGCATGTAGATATCAACGTGAATAACTTCACTGAAGAAACTAATTATACCCAGCGACTAGATACACAAGTTGATCTGGTAAAGATGAATGAAGGTGGGCTGGATGTTGTGTGGCTGGTAGTTTATACCGGACAAGATACCTTAACGGCTGAAGGCTATGCAGATGCTTATGATAATGCGATAAGCAAGTTTGAAGCCATCCACAGGCTAACCGAGGAAATAGCTCCGGATCAAATTGAGCTGGCTACCACCTCAGAGGACGTACGAAGAATTACCGCTGCAGGTAAAAAAGTAGCTATGATTGGTGTTGAAAATGCCTATCCCATCGGAACGGACCTATCCAGGGTTGAAGAATTTTATAATCGCGGTGCACGATATATGTCGCTATCTCATAATGGCCACAGTCAGTTTAGTGATTCCAACACGGGGGAACGTGATGATGTTTGGATGCACGACGGACTCAGTGAAATGGGGCGTGAAGTTGTTGCCGAGATGAACCGGTTGGGAATGATGATTGATATCTCACATCCCTCTAAAAAAGCCAATATGGAAACCATGCGCCTATCAAAAGCACCGGTTGTTGCTTCTCATTCTTCCGCAAGAGCGCTGTATGATCACAGCCGGAATCTGAGCGATGAAGAACTGATGATGGTCAAAGAAAATGGCGGAGTAGTACAGACGGTTGCTTTCAGAGGATATGTAGATGGAGAAAAACACAGTGCCTGGCAGGAAGCTTCGCGCACAGTATTAGAAGAAGAAGCCGAGAAAATTGGATTTGAAATGGTTGGCTGGAGTGATATCCGCGAAATGAATGACGAAGAACGCGATGAATACATGGAAATGTATCGCACGGTTCAAGACAACGCCGAACCAAGAATCGAAAATGAAGTAAATGCTAATACTCCTCCGGTAAGCGTGGCTGATTTTGTAGATCATATTGATTATATGGTCGATTTAATTGGTTTAAAGCACGTTGGAATCAGCTCTGATTTTGATGGTGGTGGTGGAGTTTATAATTGGATGGATGCTTCCGAAACCTTCAACGTGACCCATGAGCTGGTGAAACGAGGATATTCAGAAGAAGAAATCGATATGCTTTGGAGTGGAAATTTACTTCGGGTGTTGGATGAAGTGCAGGCAGTAGCCGACGAGCTGTGA
- a CDS encoding GNAT family N-acetyltransferase: MIAEADVSTDVKILKADLNNTKHASDIVKIVDLFARDPMGQDQALDEEVRVDMIAEMKKVPTTMTYIAYADEKALGIVTCFVGFSTFTASKVFKIHDVAVHPDARGMGIGTMMLETIEEEAKEMGCSKVTLEVREDNPARRLYEKQDFEYGDPKWYFMTKDLT; the protein is encoded by the coding sequence GTGATTGCAGAAGCAGACGTTTCAACCGACGTCAAGATTTTAAAAGCCGATTTAAACAATACCAAGCACGCCTCAGATATAGTCAAGATTGTTGATCTTTTTGCACGCGATCCTATGGGGCAGGATCAGGCACTGGACGAGGAAGTCCGCGTGGATATGATTGCCGAAATGAAGAAAGTACCCACTACCATGACTTACATCGCTTATGCCGATGAAAAAGCGTTGGGCATTGTAACCTGCTTTGTAGGATTTTCTACCTTCACCGCAAGTAAAGTATTTAAGATTCACGATGTAGCGGTTCATCCCGATGCACGGGGAATGGGAATCGGTACCATGATGCTGGAAACCATCGAAGAAGAGGCCAAAGAAATGGGCTGCTCTAAAGTTACGCTGGAAGTTCGGGAAGACAACCCGGCGCGTCGCCTGTACGAAAAGCAGGACTTCGAATATGGAGATCCCAAATGGTACTTCATGACGAAAGATCTCACGTAA
- a CDS encoding glutamate dehydrogenase gives MSTYKFYEQVNKNFDKAAKYTRFDKGILAQIKICNTVYHVTFPVRRDDGTIEVIEGWRVEHSHHKTPTKGGIRFSHKVDEDETMALAALMSYKCAIVDVPFGGAKGGVKISTREYSESELERITRRYTYELIKKGFIGPGIDVPAPDYGTGAREMGWILDTYRQMKDDLNAEGCVTGKPIEQGGIRGRTEATGRGVYFGIREACNNEQDMKKIGLEPGVEGKTFVVQGLGNVGYHASKYMTEAGAKLVGIAEIEGSIYDENGIDLEKLMEYRKETGSIIGFGNTKELKDRDNALTSECDILIPAALESQITGDNAADVKAKIIAEAANGPTTADAHDIMKERGALILPDTYLNAGGVVVSYFEWLKNIQHVRYGRMSKRFDENSMKKILGVIENISDRKFTDDEIDNLAHGAEEYDLVDSGLEETMITAYQQISEIRKEHDLDDLRTAAFINAINKIGIMYEQMGIFP, from the coding sequence ATGTCTACATATAAGTTTTATGAGCAGGTTAATAAAAACTTTGATAAAGCGGCCAAATACACTCGCTTTGACAAAGGGATTTTAGCTCAGATTAAAATCTGTAATACCGTATATCACGTTACCTTCCCCGTTCGCAGAGATGACGGTACGATTGAAGTTATTGAAGGCTGGCGAGTGGAGCATAGTCATCACAAAACCCCTACCAAAGGTGGAATACGCTTCAGCCACAAAGTAGATGAAGATGAAACCATGGCGCTAGCGGCATTGATGTCTTATAAATGTGCCATTGTTGATGTTCCATTCGGTGGAGCAAAAGGCGGGGTAAAAATCAGTACTCGCGAATATTCCGAAAGTGAGCTGGAGCGTATAACCCGTCGGTACACTTACGAATTGATCAAAAAAGGATTTATTGGACCTGGAATTGATGTCCCTGCACCCGATTATGGAACCGGAGCCCGGGAGATGGGTTGGATTCTGGATACTTATCGCCAGATGAAAGATGACCTTAATGCCGAAGGTTGCGTGACCGGAAAGCCTATTGAACAAGGCGGTATTCGGGGACGTACAGAGGCTACAGGACGAGGAGTTTATTTCGGAATTCGTGAAGCTTGCAATAACGAACAAGACATGAAGAAAATCGGGCTTGAACCCGGTGTGGAAGGAAAGACTTTTGTTGTGCAGGGACTGGGTAATGTAGGATATCATGCCTCGAAGTATATGACAGAAGCTGGTGCTAAGCTCGTAGGGATTGCTGAAATTGAAGGTTCTATCTATGATGAAAATGGCATCGACCTTGAAAAACTCATGGAATACCGGAAGGAAACGGGCTCCATTATTGGTTTTGGAAACACCAAAGAATTAAAAGACCGAGATAATGCACTTACCTCGGAGTGTGATATACTTATCCCGGCAGCCCTCGAAAGTCAGATTACCGGTGATAATGCTGCAGATGTGAAGGCTAAAATAATAGCAGAGGCCGCTAACGGTCCTACGACTGCTGATGCCCACGATATTATGAAAGAAAGAGGGGCGCTAATACTACCTGACACCTACCTAAATGCTGGTGGTGTTGTTGTTTCCTACTTCGAATGGTTAAAAAACATTCAGCACGTAAGATATGGCCGAATGAGCAAACGATTTGATGAGAACAGCATGAAGAAAATTCTTGGTGTCATTGAAAACATTTCTGATCGAAAGTTCACTGATGATGAGATCGATAATCTTGCCCATGGAGCAGAAGAATATGACCTGGTTGATTCCGGTCTCGAAGAAACCATGATTACTGCTTACCAGCAGATATCTGAAATTCGTAAAGAACACGATCTGGACGATCTTCGTACCGCGGCCTTCATCAATGCTATTAACAAGATTGGCATTATGTACGAGCAAATGGGAATCTTCCCCTGA